In Alteromonas macleodii, the sequence ACCGAGTCGTAGCGCAGCCCTAATACAATATTTAATCCATTTTCCCAAGTAAGGTCGGTCATTGCGGCTATACCTAAGTTAAGGTAATTACCTACATCATAGTTCGAGTAGCCGAAGCCTGCGCGGGTGGCAAGTAAACGTCTATCTAAAGCCGTTGAAGGGCCGGTTAGGTCGCGACGATCGAAGTACTCATTTATGAAGTCGTCACCACTTTCAAAGTCTGTGTATCGAATTGATGGAGAGAACTGGAACTGAGCAAGTAGGCTATCGTTTTCATATTCGGTAGCAAATACGACCTTGTCTTCTATCACATAAGCATCGTGAAACTGCGAGAAACCATAGGCATTTTCGTTAAGATTTTCATAACTTTCGTAGAAGAACTGATTCTTTACTTCCCAGTCATCTGCAAAATAAATCATATCGAAATAAAACGTTGTGACTTCATTTTCTAGCACGTCGTCTGCAGCAATTAGGGTTTGATCACGACCTAGCTGAGCAGTACCCACATCGACCAAAGCCATGGAATCGCCGAAGCTCGAACCGTCTTCTGTCAAAGGGTCAATACCGTCGACAAAAAGATTGCCAGCGAAGTATTCGAAGTGACTAATGCTACCATCGCCATCAGCGTCTAGCGGTTTTGCGTTACCAGTGATGTAGGTGCCATTATCAATTAAATCCTGTGTAACGCGGTTCCAGCCAGCGTTTTGGTTACCATCGTACTTGTGATACATACCGCCAAATTCGATACTCAAATTATCAGTCAAGTCCATATCAAATGCGGCTTGAACTACGGTTTGGTCAGTTTCACTATTGCGATAGTAAGAGTCAGAGTTTTCTTGCTCAGCATAGATATAATAGCCAAGATCTTTACCGGCTAGCTTGCCCGGTCCACCGACTTCGGCGGTAAGGATATTCTTATCCCAAGAGCCTGTGGTATAAGAAAATTGACCGGTAGGGTTATCTAGATATTGGCCTCTACCTACTTTTGCTGATTTAGGGTTGAAGTTTAGGTATCCGCCTATTTTAGCTGGGCCATAAATAGGAGAGGCGGGTCCACGAACAATATCTACACTACTAGAGGCGCCAATTGGCGTTGGGTAGTTGCCAGGGTTATCTAAACGGCGAACCCCTCTAAAGTAAACTTCACCCGGGGTACCACGTACGTCAAGTGAGCCTGCAACACCAAAGAAAGACTGGGTGAACGTACCTGGCGCAAATGCTACTAATTCATCAATATCAGAAACGTTAAAACGCTCCATTTGCTCTTGAGAAATAGTGGATGCTGAGCGCGGTGTTTCAAGAATAGATTTACCAAAGCCAAATACCGACTCGACGTCTTGCCCGGGCAAGCTGCCTAGCGACCCAGTCACCTGAATCTTTTCGACATCTTTTTCTTGTACCTCTGTCTCTTCTTGTGCAAATGCTTGAGATGACAATGCTACCGCCGTTGTCATCGCTAAGGCTTTTGCTAGAGGAGATAATGCGAATGTAGTGTTTTTCATGGTTTCCTCATTATTTTTAGTTGCCCTTTTTTAGGGCTTTATCAACGCACTATTTCTATTGCGCCTTGCTGTATGCAAGAGGTTTAGCAGGATGAGTGCCAACTTCCTAACCAGTTGGTCAACTTTTAACCTGCTCTTAAGTTGCTGAATTATATGGATTTAAAAATATAATGTTGTTCTTATATTGTTATTATTGTGTTAACGAATAAGGTTTTTCTTATTTTTGCACCTTCGCAGTGATTTCTACCGTGGTTTTGCACTATAAAGAGCAGGGCGCAGCACTTGGCGCTG encodes:
- a CDS encoding TonB-dependent siderophore receptor; the encoded protein is MKNTTFALSPLAKALAMTTAVALSSQAFAQEETEVQEKDVEKIQVTGSLGSLPGQDVESVFGFGKSILETPRSASTISQEQMERFNVSDIDELVAFAPGTFTQSFFGVAGSLDVRGTPGEVYFRGVRRLDNPGNYPTPIGASSSVDIVRGPASPIYGPAKIGGYLNFNPKSAKVGRGQYLDNPTGQFSYTTGSWDKNILTAEVGGPGKLAGKDLGYYIYAEQENSDSYYRNSETDQTVVQAAFDMDLTDNLSIEFGGMYHKYDGNQNAGWNRVTQDLIDNGTYITGNAKPLDADGDGSISHFEYFAGNLFVDGIDPLTEDGSSFGDSMALVDVGTAQLGRDQTLIAADDVLENEVTTFYFDMIYFADDWEVKNQFFYESYENLNENAYGFSQFHDAYVIEDKVVFATEYENDSLLAQFQFSPSIRYTDFESGDDFINEYFDRRDLTGPSTALDRRLLATRAGFGYSNYDVGNYLNLGIAAMTDLTWENGLNIVLGLRYDSVDVESTTPGGITLFGGDEDVTAEDKEDGISWNASVSYKTDFGLIPYITVAEQATIVAGQGANIDVENIPGGYFDTSELFEYGVKGSFLDDSLYVALSIYEQERTDINAQSTVTNNTTLNEGTEFELRWVVNEQLVLTAVYTNIEVTNLTVLDGAGFQFGFFGAEDFANIDDPSIFFGGTPVGNTAYSNEGAIKAGIPENTYGLTATYDFLNGYAASVSVVNADEVASGFSGAVTLPSYTLVNAGLSYQAEDWSVNLTVKNLTDEDYFRSNFPDLFGSQIVLPELPRHWNAKFTYSF